A DNA window from Iodobacter ciconiae contains the following coding sequences:
- the coaD gene encoding pantetheine-phosphate adenylyltransferase, with protein sequence MRRGVYAGSFDPVTNGHLWMIEHGVGMFDEMIVAIGDNPDKTYTFSLAERLAMLRETTAHLPSLRVESFENSFLVNYAREQGANFILRGIREAADYEFERKMRYINADLAPHIDTVFLMPPREIAEVSSTMVKGLVGPAGWQGVVQQYVPEPVFNRFLVLKGDQA encoded by the coding sequence ATGCGTAGAGGGGTATATGCAGGCAGTTTTGATCCGGTCACCAATGGCCATCTATGGATGATTGAGCATGGCGTGGGCATGTTTGATGAAATGATTGTTGCGATTGGTGATAATCCGGACAAAACATATACCTTTAGTCTGGCAGAGCGCTTAGCCATGCTAAGAGAAACCACGGCGCATCTGCCTTCTTTGCGTGTAGAGTCTTTTGAAAACTCATTTCTGGTGAATTATGCCCGCGAGCAAGGGGCTAATTTTATTTTGCGCGGAATTCGTGAAGCGGCCGATTATGAGTTCGAGCGCAAAATGCGCTATATCAATGCTGATCTGGCCCCACATATTGACACGGTATTTTTAATGCCCCCGCGTGAAATTGCTGAAGTGAGCTCTACCATGGTGAAAGGTCTTGTCGGGCCTGCCGGCTGGCAAGGCGTGGTGCAGCAATATGTGCCCGAGCCGGTATTTAATCGCTTTCTTGTGCTCAAAGGGGATCAGGCTTAG